Genomic segment of Bradysia coprophila strain Holo2 unplaced genomic scaffold, BU_Bcop_v1 contig_561, whole genome shotgun sequence:
TTTCGGGCATTTAAAATAATCGTGGGCGTTGAAATTGAGAAGTTCGGGCGTTGCCAAGGGGCTGTGCCCACTCATGTCTACTCTTCAATCTTTTGGAAGGAGACAAGTGATCAGAAAAacccaaaaatgtttaaacagAATGGTTTTATCATTCTGAACGTGTACTTTGTGCAGTTACTTTTGcttatatgtaaaaaatgcATTCTACGACAGTCGGTGCCACATATCCCATAATTCACAGTAATTTCGTTGTTAACACTTTCATTGGTATAGCAATCTTTCAATTAATTACTGTAACATTAGGTATAGTCAAATTTGTAGGCAGAACATATAAATGCATGTTCAATTTTAAGACATGCCATGAATTTTAAAGCACACGAGTTGCCTATACGATTTTAGGTGGAAAGTTCATTGGTCGTGGAATTatctgtaacagcaaaaaaagaGTTTAGGTATAGTTTCCGTAAAGTAACCGTGactctttcaaaaaaaaaacaactttacAATGGGTCAATGGTTGTCTTCACAATAATGTGCTTCGGATGAAATTCTTTATAAAACGTCGTTCGTCTTTAATGTTCACATAACACTACATGTTAAATCGTACAGACTTTGTATgtatattttatgttaaaaccaGATGTGAAACAAGTAGAAAGAGCAAATAATTATATGTATACCTGAGCTGCGGCGCAGCAAGAACATACTTATCTAAGTTGATGCAGGCGAATCTATTATACTAGTACAATGTATAATGATGTTACATGATAatttgccaattttttttcacgttttttttcctcgttacGCATTGACTGAAAgggataattttttttctgattcatTTTATAATTGCTACGGTCATGATTGTTGTCTGTGTGTATGAAATTACAACAAGGGAATTGTcgagattgtttttttttgcttcgtttaTGGTAATATTAGCCgttccactttttttcatTATCAAGATTTGAACTCACGGATCAACAACTAAAGTCTTTGTCTGGAAAATATGACTCGACATAAGAGGTAGGAAAGACGAAACGAACAGCAATACGTTGTTCTATGCCATGCTCTGCATCATGTATCACTTTCATCATTCAATCACGAAAGAATAGTGTGCATTCATAATATCCAATCACAAATTAGGCGAACCGACCGAGGATTGTTTAATAGCTATCTTGCTAACTATAGTTAGTGAATCGGGTTGTTTTGTGCGTAGTCAAGGACTAGTTATTTACGTAGACGGTATTTTTTAGGCAATTtagcgagttgtagcccgaacgaagtgagggcgacatgCGAAATAGTGCCTAAAGTAAACCGTttacaacagatgcgtatataATACagcttttcatgctgagggcctaaattgcgagaaaaattctgaaagttGTGCCCATGGCATGAAAACGTTATTTGCATGACAAGGAAATAATGTTTGGTTTATCATCTCCTGTAGATGGGTTCATAGATCCCGAAAACGTTCGaggtaaattttttaatttcacattggatttgactattcggacgcgcgtgcgaataacCATTCCACAGTCTTGTCTACCTAATAATGTTTTGCAAGTTTCCGAAAATGTGTGAATCGGTCTCGTCATTCTAAAATAacgatgaggcgacataactacacggtcaatatcgtcaggaacgatattatcgttttttagacgatagtatcgtctaaaaaacgatattatcgtccaaaaaaatttcatccaggacgataatatcgtctaaaattataaattttaaaatattttcaggacgatattatcgttttcttgacgataatatcgtttttttggacgatactatagtttttttgatgatactatcgtctgaaaaacgatattatcgttcaaaaaacgataatatcgtttttttgacgataatatcgtactggctgaaaatatccgctggacgatattatcgttattttctttttctgaacaaatttatctttattttggacgatattatcgtcctgggcgataatttttgggacgataatatcgttctggacgatagtatcgtccagaacgataatatcgtttttaattaatttattttttaaatttgagacgataatatcgtccaggacgataatatcgtttttaatttatttaaaataaaaattctagacgataatatcgtcctgggcgatattatcgttctggatggttgttgaagacgaaacacaaaatcttgcagataaacacctttttatagacggcaaatatatattaaaaattggttcatttggttccgtaaatttaaattttatatagaaaaattacacagactaattatgagacgatgcgagaaaaaaaaattaactcctaagttccgacaccgttccggcgcccggctcgcattgcggccctccgcttcgctccggggcaatgggccggatcgctcggcgtgataaaacgctttttatttacaatcaaaattggtattcatttcgtaaaaagatgaattatttatggacgaactaaacgccttttttaaacactgatgtgtaggtgatttcctctgacaattgtttttcgatattttggaagagaattcgattcttgctgcacctctgagtaaaattgagtcctggataatattaccacccaaaactaaacgataatatcgtcctgggcgatattatcgtttttttaaacgatagtatcgtcctggacgatattatcgtttaagaaaacgataatatcgtccaggacgatattatccttttggacgatattatcttacagaaaacgaaaatatccattagattttctagaacggtaatatcgtccagaaaacgataatatcgttttttgaacgataatatcgacaagaaaacgatactatcgtccagacaatattttagaatttttcaatttagacgatattatcgtcctggatgaaaatttttttggacgatagtattgtctaaaaaacgataatatcgattttgagacgatactatcgtccaaaaaacgatattatcgtttttttagacgatactatcgtctaaacaCGATATTATCCCGCCACCGAATTTAACATTCgacgttccatacaaaataggGGATCAATTGACCGTTAAAGAAATCTTTTCTGGTGCTTTATTTACAGTGCGTTCTTACCATCTCCGAAGAGATGTACGAATTTGAATCTTAATCGTAGAGGGTAGCACTTGCCACAGATGGCATTATGGGTCGAGATTGGAGAACATTTATGAATAGATTCCCGTTGCAAtagattttcttcattttttttcagaaatcaaATCGCTTACTGGTGAGCCCAACTACAAATCGGTGTATTTGACATGGTTCGtcgaaaatgatgaaaatgccACGGACATTATGCACAGAAGTAATGGCTTTTCCATTCATTATTGCGAGCTTCAAACATGGGGATCTCATCGATGCAAAACGAAAACGTTAAAGGATAACAACGAGCACGTCGACAAGTAACCACTTAAATTCAGTTAGAGCCACAGTACCGCTTTTCCAATATTCTCCCTCACTCTTTCATCCCTCGTAGAATTCATATAGACAAGACCTCTCCATAGAGTGGCAGCTGGCAGCCTTGTCTTGCAAATGGATTCTAATGGATGAACGATTGtgagaaaatattggaaaattgagACTGTGGCTCTACTAATGTTAATTTCTGAATCATTGGTCTGTTGACTTTCTCTGTCGATAATTATCTGTAATTTATTCCGTGTTCCAGTGACCAGAGACAATACTCAACCGTTGTCGACAACTTGCGAATGGCTACGAAATACTTGTTCCATGTAAAGAGCACTAGATTGGCAGAACAAAAAGCCACAGCAAGAGCTGATTTTGGTggcaatgaattgaattcgGATTTGTCAGGGGAAAAGATTGTTGTGCCGACGAAAGGGTGTAAGAAAGTCTGGTGATcgttgaaaatgataattatcCTGATAAATTTGTTCTGTCCAATAGTTTCGGCCCAAGCGACTAAGTGTTTGCCACACGCATCCGAAATCGAAATTCAGACTGGGCCATTTTTCGGCGGCATAATTATGACCGAAAATAACGAGAACTGTCGAATTCAGGGAGATCATCGCAGTGACCAAGACCGTTACGTTATTCGAATCGACCACGATAAGTGTGGCAGCAAAGTGGACCACGAAATGTTACAAGTGCAAACATTCATAACCGTTCAGGAAAATCTGGGAATTTTCACGCACAGCACGAGGAGGTAACTGAAAAACTAACATTTTTATGGACAGATCAAAGATTCAAGATTTTCTCCTCGTAAAGATTTGTAGTTATGTGTTCGTATCAACCCGATACTCTAACGGTACGAACATCATTTTCGGTACCGTCTAAGACTGATCTGCCGCTGCCGATAGACAACTCTACCGATCGGGAGTCACGGAAAAGAAGTTTCAGAATGGTCGGAAAAGAAGCGCTGCTGTTGAAAGCAGAATCACCTAACGACactaaattgaataatttgccAAATGAACAAATCGACAGCTTTCCCGATGGACTGGGTTTCAACGGAGATGTGTTCGAAGTTCGTAAGCAAAATGGAGTCCAtggaaacgaaaatattcatcCGATAAACGCAACGTACGATCGCCTCATCTACGAGGCTCAATTACCGCAAAGCGAAAGTAATTTTAACTGTTTTCTGACATGTTTTCTCGATCTTATCGATGACTTTCCTTTCTAGAATCGGCAGCGAGTCCAGTtcttattgttttgttgacgaTATCGTTGATACTGATAGGAGCATTTGTTTTCCTGGTCGGACGAAAATTATATAAACGGAGACTAGTCAAATCTTAACCTCAtcgattcaattaaaatagtaaaatgcTTGCTTGtctcactaaaaaaaaatttgctaataAGTTCGTCCAGTTGTGACGAAATTGAATGTTGGATCTCGGATTGTAGtgtaatttaagaaaatatcaaCGGTTTCTCCTGTGATGCAGACTTCCATAGCAACTAATTCTACGGCCTGGCCAATATACCATTACTTGACTTTTGACTCTTAAGAAATTTGCGGTTAATCAACAGACTACTTACCACAAGCGGACAGTGCATAAAACATTGGACACTGTAAACATGCACAAGAACAAAGTTGTTTAACGgtcaaaaaaaaccttcttattataccaacataaaaacctgaaatgataattttggactacTGTTTAAGTGCGTTAGTTTAAACAAtagatcagtcaaaaacactcaaaagagtaaaagtccctgtgcatacttccaaaacaactgatatcgctggaggtgacgcattctgcgcttgtacgcaaaaactgtaacagcaaaaatttgaccaaagaaattctagaaacaaaattttaccaaaaaaattttgcatgacaaagtggcagatggttcggacgtattaggacatattcttgcctattttaaaaaatttctttaaagtactttcctcaacatctgccacttgtgacgcaaattttttttggtaaaattttgtttctagaatttctttggtcaaatttttgctgttacagtttttgcgtacaagcgcagaatgcgtcacctccagcgatatcagttgttttggaagtatgcacagggacttgcgtcacttttactcttttgagtgtttttgactgatatcagttcttttggaagaattagtagattgaaaaaatttaaaaaatttgaaaaaattgaaaaaaatttgaaaaatttgaaaaattttgaaaaatttgaaaaatttaaaaaatttgaaaaatcaaaaaattttgaaaatttttgaaaaattaaaaaaaattgaaaaatttaaaaaaatttgaaaaatttaaaaaatttaaaaaaatttaaaaaaatttaaaaattttaaaaattttaaaaaatttaaattttaaattttttaaatttttcaaaattttttaaattttttaaatttttaaaatttttcaattttttttaaatttttcaaaatttttcaaaatttaaaaaatactaaatttagggaaaaaattgaggtgagcagagcttaccaaataccaaaagcgaacaaatttgttctaccatacccacccacacacacacacttaaaggtgttcttatatggggcctatatgggaactttgaggagccctagctccgaaacaaGGCCGGAtccccccaaatttttttttctggaatgtcttagaatgacgactagaatctactcccaaaatttcaacaaaatctaaagaagactttagaagataggaaacacggacggacggacggacggactaacagagtaacgtaggattttttcatttcgtttaaagtactgaaattgactaaaatgtatggaaatggggcttcttggaagattttttgcgtggccaaattttaagctgcaagaacgtgtgatagctcgttgaactcgtacggacgcctagttttttttaatggtaatttggagtcatttgtatttgaactgtggaacttcaatatttgctgtatatatggttctgcagtctacgacaaaaacatttttttttaattttttctagtaataggacttgcgtcacgggcgctatgctaacgcgcgcccatgatatTTACCCCAAACTTTTATGTCACAATAGAGCTGCCATTTGAgcactaaatttaaaatagatttgttccaagtaactgttaACATGAAATTTGACTGGCCGAATGAACACGATTTCATTCACAGAGCtcggttttcatacaaatattgatggggttatgtctctatggatgaaatttgacagtaatttgacaattcgtatggccttgaAACAGATCAATTCTGTGTTACAAAAAGGCGGCTGTTCAAAATCTTTCGTTCAAAtgacattatttttaacgtGTATGGCATACAATAATCTGTAAACCCGAACGCtgacaacacgaacgacaacgatttcatccacagatgtgaacataacctaaacgtcaacaaatttctttgtaaatttttcgttaaaatttttgtcaactgAAAGTTGAGGTTTAAGTTGCCTtgtgtggatgaaatttgacattttgaaatgaccttggaacaaacctatcaAGATACTCTTCATGTCAAGTGTATTGTGGAAATGCTGGTGCGTTGGTTGAATCTCGGAATAGAACGAAAACCACCAAAATTAATCCGATTAACGTAAATTGACCGTTAAATACCATCGAACTGACGACAGCAAAGGAAAACACAACTAGCCGATCATCATTAACCACCAGTATGATTTCAAGATATTTTCTCGTTTAATTGCAAACATCAATCATCAAGCAGAACGAAAGGACCCAAGGCAAATGTTTTGGTTTAAGATATAATAGCATTTTGAAAGATTCACActaatatttccatttttgagtaaataaCTAACACCAGAttacaattcaaatttcaagCAGACCTTTAGTTGTAAGTGAACCTGTTAAGTTAGTTCAACGATTTTATACCTTAATTTTATaccaacgaaaaaataaaataattttcgtcaaactGAAACAATACACTGCAAATCAAGCGCATCGgaacagaatttaaataagGGATCAGTCTGCTCGTCACGCTAGTCAGAATCTCGCAACATAAATGAAGTTTTTGAATGTTGGTTTCCCCAAAATAAGGGACCAAAAATATGATCGTTGAAAAACCGGTTCTGGTTCTTGGAGCTCGTTCAGGACTGAAAACTCGTTAcccaaagtgaagattttgacatattttatataaaagaagtgtcaaaattctcaccagtgaaacttaacgaagagtttcTGATATCAACGAATGAATGGAATCGTCACGTTTAGATATCTTGTTTTCGTTGCATGAGTTagaacatacaatacaaataatCCTAGGCTGTAGAACTCGtgtcactaaagcctccaaatttgacacttgtacATTCAGTGTTCGTGCTAGGAGGAGTGCTatgctaagttcgaagattaGCCAGATCCTAACACCGAACTAGAAAGaacttttttaacgaaaaatcgGTCCCCTTCTTCATACGTAAAATTGAGTTACAGTGGCATCATGTGAACCTGGCAAACTtagttcaaataaaaaaagccGAAGTGGCTTGGCTGAATCTGATGAGTGATTCTAGAGCTATGGTCGAAaaggtgttgaggaatttcgcgccgtgtcATTCACATTAACCcgcaaagtgacatcttccttatacaaaatgtgtcattttgtcaattattgtgaatgacgcggcgcgaaagtCCTAGCAGCCAACATTACTTCCGAATGAGGTTCGAGGCAACGTCaaaattaacaaaagaaaattcgctCATTTCGGCATTGACTCAACCCGAacttgtgttttttttaaactgttaTCCGTTAACACACTGTGTAAGGCAAATGCAAAAGAGAATAACCAATCCAATAAAAAGAAACGCCATTTTGCCTTACACTAGAGCTTGAGCCAATCAGATGAaataccaacgcacttcaagcatgagtgttACTCTAAATATGGTACTgaaaacttgacagtgtgtcacacagctgtacaacactgtaaaaaatcatttcatttcatacaaaatagtaactgtcgactatgatcacttttcttgaagtgcgttgctctATTCATTTCTAATGTGACCCTGACCTTGGACTTTTTTTATGACAATTTGAGtctcaaaatttaattagatcCATCAAGCAGCCGTTGCAGACGTTTAGTCACTCATGATGGTATATAAATTGATGATAGAAGCggcggtggtggtggtggtgttACAACTTCA
This window contains:
- the LOC119083120 gene encoding uncharacterized protein LOC119083120, whose product is MSILLLTFYLAQITFNFASCQPSENIEIKSLTGEPNYKSVYLTWFVENDENATDIMHRSNGFSIHYCELQTWGSHRCKTKTLKDNNEHVDNDQRQYSTVVDNLRMATKYLFHVKSTRLAEQKATARADFGGNELNSDLSGEKIVVPTKGFSAQATKCLPHASEIEIQTGPFFGGIIMTENNENCRIQGDHRSDQDRYVIRIDHDKCGSKVDHEMLQVQTFITVQENLGIFTHSTRRFVVMCSYQPDTLTVRTSFSVPSKTDLPLPIDNSTDRESRKRSFRMVGKEALLLKAESPNDTKLNNLPNEQIDSFPDGLGFNGDVFEVRKQNGVHGNENIHPINATYDRLIYEAQLPQSEKSAASPVLIVLLTISLILIGAFVFLVGRKLYKRRLVKS